Proteins from a genomic interval of Procambarus clarkii isolate CNS0578487 chromosome 45, FALCON_Pclarkii_2.0, whole genome shotgun sequence:
- the LOC138350381 gene encoding protein timeless-like, with protein sequence MTPVECLMPSEIKSCSNEGHLIIYELESSIVMAKKLFLDTQVTKSIIDVMSSVLQDSKMLSLSECELINHCLLLVRNLLHVSNIPSAHHTMSYSSPPAAAAKPQGGPVSAILMEDQILWNLFAQRFDNILIRLLTCNQQHLFNVTMVQLMSLMYREQQQGTIRNLINEWLTSSLSESSEDDENNPMSSSSSDDISTSDPVSDSSERLSPMDGIGKANKIHDKTTEINENSDTSAGTGNVDKDNSSKDSGFGRSGSNVDSSPDEWPSLYINQTYRSKNKQSKNSTERKLWCAEDTVHQISFEDSVQTLKDSQDGKIYEIKTCLEMENHKKILLDTQTIKECKGRGSVKHVGGQSACDDGL encoded by the exons ATGACGCCAGTGGAGTGCTTGATGCCATCTGAGATAAAGAGTTGCAGTAATGAAGGTCACCTTATTATCTATGAATTGGAGTCTTCCATTGTAATGGCCAAGAAACTGTTCCTTGATACTCAAGTAACCAAATCTATAATTGATGTCATGAGTTCAGTTCTTCAG GATTCAAAAATGTTGAGCCTATCTGAGTGTGAGCTGATTAACCATTGCCTGCTGTTAGTGAGGAACTTGCTGCATGTCAGTAATATCCCGAGTGCTCACCATACGATGAGCTACAGTTCACCTCCAGCAGCTGCAGCTAAGCCGCAG GGAGGACCTGTTTCAGCTATTCTGATGGAAGACCAGATATTGTGGAACTTATTTGCTCAACGTTTTGACAACATTTTGATACGACTATTGACATGCAACCAGCAG CACCTGTTTAACGTCACCATGGTTCAGTTGATGTCCCTGATGTATCGAGAACAACAACAGGGAACTATACGCAATCTAATTAATGAATGGCTCACATCGTCCCTCTCCGAGAGTTCTGAAGATGATGAAAATAACCCGATGTCTTCATCTTCCTCA GATGATATCTCTACATCAGACCCAGTTTCTGATTCATCTGAGAGACTGTCACCAATGGATGGTATTGGCAAAGCCAATAAAATTCATGATAAGACAACTGAAATAAATGAAAACTCAGACACCTCAGCAGGAACAGGAAATGTGGACAAGGATAATAGTAGTAAGGATAGTGGGTTTGGCCGCTCGGGGTCAAATGTGGATTCGTCCCCTGATGAATGGCCGTCACTATATATCAACCAAACTTACAGATCCAAAAATAAACAGTCAAAAAATAGTACAGAAAGAAAGCTGTGGTGTGCTGAGGACACTGTGCATCAGATTTCATTTGAAGATTCAGTTCAAACTTTAAAGGATTCTCAGGAtggaaaaatatatgaaataaaaacttgTTTGGAAATGGAAAATCATAAAAAAATTTTGCTTGATACACAAACCATAAAGGAATGTAAAGGCAGGGGCAGTGTGAAGCATGTGGGTGGCCAAAGCGCATGTGATGATGGAC TTTAA
- the LOC138350429 gene encoding LOW QUALITY PROTEIN: protein timeless-like (The sequence of the model RefSeq protein was modified relative to this genomic sequence to represent the inferred CDS: inserted 2 bases in 1 codon) produces MNDVLTPMEESGQQPTCLSQEIFKRPPNEEESGSSGDWSEKKPPPQLPKLHKNKPILGQKRSRHTMSQKMLSNTQENIESSNSTGSECDEGPHAKRPHHHKPHKMLSKPRPAKMLQKALQERNFKRSKLIKRKESKRIKAKALLHHHPTAEDISNLLKEFTVDFVLNGYSNLLQGLRLQVMLPCQIDLDKSHVLWLITYFLRFAVELDLELSQICPVLSIDVVSYLVYEGVVMQEDLERAVRDDQENLLPHVRRLHLVVTALREFFIAFDVCMKKDQSLLDVGHLMHIKEELGQLVEVRQLFVLLIRMYRPGVLSLNYLQDLITTNHLFLTTQEVSSLSLSSKQTFDILNHIRQFATMDMMRQYGRLLENFNINDETVNDCIFTMMHHIAGDLRNVNVMLQPAILRVFLRIWQEGCELCVDWADLIEYVLRKCTRVRMEHPKKKGXKKDMQKPVLHHAGIELTNEDLDQLYNLYSASTTEQDLMDKIKEICCDDCIEEPIKKEVIQKLLARGFITTSECSKLCAEIPTVETLVNKCVGDVNLEDDVMMVSSYLEDCMDDLHTLKVFKKKDPDKGRNPSNLNDKHTESNMNHLQKQGETVTLENKDFCGHGQALWAATVCDKAAGSMEGNVMNMENTSDWDDNATVIFLTAKLKEEGYGSQVMWLQTQLLEACYAKIKFMGPDMPRPEPVALNFAFSNQSIPIIPWTGEQEEVFSSPTFLQLLRELGFHLPSDTGKLYPRMPHFWCPNTLFIAAKRLGPLPTDYLKVSVEQIQEMMQFVPSAAHTNALTPLNIEDEDSSVIKETSSLDCDDSFERVSDCSMENNRSSPSTPASLLDEKLSLGHDEDVTKSHLPSQRIPVAGLMVSPAGFQAVSQMNVS; encoded by the exons ATGAATGACGTATTAACCCCAATGGAAGAATCAGGGCAGCAACCGACATGCCTCTCGCAGGAAATATTTAAAAGGCCACCAAATGAAGAAGAATCAGGGTCAAGTGGGGACTGGAGTGAAAAGAAGCCTCCACCACAATTGCCAAAACTTCATAAAAATAAACCTATTTTGGGTCAAAAGCGATCAAGACATACCATGTCTCAAAAGATGCTCTCAAACACTCAGGAGAATATAGAGTCAAGTAATTCAACAGGGTCAGAGTGTGATGAGGGTCCCCATGCAAAAAGACCACACCATCACAAGCCTCATAAAATGCTGAGTAAACCTAGGCCAGCCAAAATGCTGCAAAAAGCCCTACAAGAGAGGAACTTCAAAAGAAGTAAATTAATAAAGCGTAAGGAGAGTAAGAGGATTAAAGCCAAAGcactcttgcatcatcatcctacaGCAGAAGACATATCCAACTTACTGAAGGAATTTACAGTTGATTTTGTGCTGAATGGATATTCGAACTTGCTACAGGGCCTCAGACTCCAAGTAATGCTTCCATGTCAGATTGATCTTGACAAGTCTCATGTGTTATGGCTCATCACATACTTTCTTCGCTTTGCTGTTGAGTTGGACTTGGAATTATCTCAGATATGTCCTGTCCTATCTATCGAT GTTGTGTCATACTTGGTATACGAGGGTGTAGTGATGCAGGAGGACCTTGAGCGTGCAGTGCGTGATGATCAGGAGAATCTGCTTCCCCACGTGCGCCGCCTTCACCTTGTTGTTACTGCTCTCAGGGAATTCTTCATTGCATTTGATGTCTGTATGAAGAAAGACCAAAGTCTGCTTGATGTTGGACATCTCATGCATATTAAAG AGGAACTTGGACAGTTAGTGGAGGTTCGGCAACTGTTTGTGTTGTTGATCCGTATGTACCGACCAGGAGTGCTAAGTCTCAACTACCTGCAGGACTTGATCACTACAAATCATCTATTCCTAACCACTCAGGAAGTCAGCAGCCTAAGTCTTTCTTCTAAGCAAACCTTTGACATTCTCAATCATATCAGACA ATTTGCCACCATGGACATGATGCGTCAATATGGGCGCCTTCTTGAGAACTTTAACATAAATGATGAAACTGTGAATGATTGCATATTCACAATGATGCACCATATTGCTGGGGATTTAAGGAATGTGAATGTTATGCTTCAGCCAGCCATTCTGAGAGTATTCTTGCGCATTTGGCAGGAAGGATGTGAATTGTGTGTG GATTGGGCCGATCTTATTGAATATGTCCTGCGTAAGTGCACGCGAGTGCGCATGGAACAccccaaaaaaaaagg aaaGAAGGACATGCAGAAACCAGTCCTTCACCATGCAGGGATTGAGTTAAC GAATGAAGACCTGGACCAGCTCTATAATTTGTATTCAGCCTCAACTACAGAACAAGATCTCATGGACAAGATCAAAGAAATATGCTGTGATGACTGTATTGAAGAACCTATTAAGAAAGAA GTTATTCAAAAGTTACTGGCACGAGGCTTCATTACCACGAGTGAATGCTCTAAACTGTGTGCAGAGATACCTACC GTTGAAACACTTGTGAACAAATGTGTGGGAGATGTGAATTTAGAGGATGATGTAATGATGGTGAGCAGCTATTTAGAAGACTGCATGGATGACCTCCACACTCTCAAAGTCTTTAAGAAAAAAGACCCAGACAAAGGCAGGAACCCAAGCAATCTCAATGACAAACATACAGAATCCAATATGAATCATTTACAAAAACAAGGAGAAACAGTGACTCTGGAGAACAAGGATTTCTGTGGCCATGGACAAG CATTGTGGGCAGCAACAGTGTGCGACAAAGCTGCAGGTAGCATGGAAGGGAATGTGATGAACATGGAGAACACCTCCGACTGGGATGACAATGCTACAGTCATCTTCCTTACTG CTAAACTCAAAGAAGAAGGGTATGGGAGTCAAGTAATGTGGTTACAGACGCAGTTGTTGGAAGCATGTTACGCAAAAATCAAGTTCATGGGTCCTGACATGCCTAGACCCGAACCTGTGGCCCTCAACTTTGCCT TTTCAAACCAGTCCATTCCCATAATCCCATGGACGGgagaacaggaagaggtctttagCTCACCAACTTTTCTACAGCTCCTTCGAGAACTTGGATTTCATCTTCCATCTGATACAGGCAAATTATATCCCAGAATGCCCCACTTCTGGTGCCCAAATACTTTATTCATTGCTGCTAAGCGCCTTGGGCCTCTTCCTACAG ATTATCTTAAGGTGTCTGTAGAGCAGATACAGGAGATGATGCAGTTTGTTCCATCAGCAGCTCACACTAATGCTCTTACACCTCTCAACATTGA AGATGAAGACTCATCTGTCATTAAGGAAACATCATCTCTTGACTGTGATGATTCTTTTGAGAGAGTTAGTGATTGTTCCATGGAGAACAACCGTTCCAGTCCCTCCACACCAGCCTCACTTCTAGATGAGAAACTTTCGTTGGGGCATGATGAGGATGTTACAAAGAGCCACTTGCCATCCCAAAG AATCCCCGTGGCTGGTTTGATGGTATCTCCAGCAGGCTTCCAAGCTGTGAGCCAGATGAATGTGTCGTGa
- the LOC138350431 gene encoding focadhesin-like, protein MGLIMDEYEQKINSGNVFLQSQAITKLHTKMVENNKDGTSLYESDEVKLLWQTVNKGDITEATLAVETLVALIKSGLLPMPAVLQNFLADVTCAKSPSALVQGITAILLMSQIEKDGQIQCPFTGPPTGPTHPFVTLIIKRVDLIPTVLEEVASILRHPEQRVRTSSIYHIRPLLLHTFCLTEKTLGLARPLLSLIVSSHITHAELNIIPLLCRIAPLIKDSSRDHVERKVMVLTALAEIAVGSSLTRLQSALLPCLVMAVPLAMKQGLGTRTLERYMNTIASRLGRGCDITICALAEILPQTCGQLQVNLLKLGATLLSYKDGNPLVGARLLPSLLQVLSAPCTSVPGLTTAAAALVSLVQATPAQASSNTQLAGNEYWETLCCTFSSLVSYIPALEFSDRLVRDPKLASDWLTKLASSINQISSFYHTIVTSVFLYQGSTTQSVQQATKVLEREVMKKKALSLEVFPMVLYRLGRETDPTTRLTILYTLPSLAVNKLCVALVLKTLLALWSSGSLRPLVLRLVYDLWTVEPRTYSYLSQLIHDKSINTNEIQIARAFVVSSVCKAKPSQHGEELLPLLSGFLNECRDEDGTAQTLIALDGIYDLCANQIIDLRTTWRVIAPKLVRDKRPGVTEKLCTLLGLVPVLHVASTEYDKFTTDALTILWNWVASHRSLPVVKAAYMALEKFKYDNYTLKMLPQYARHGHQLPASMAATPFEAARKPEDVLNYVPGLGWVKLIKGCPESHLEYVASFINSLVSREVAALPKGIYLTAVQEAKRRGIKGSGGQPEPQSYSFFKDSSILKALVSFLLEFPKMMENCECEQVKQRLLRSSVLMLEALGQSLSRPYPALDWCFLEKVLTVAQSTCNYDWITRIRHSLFKIAGRQCNKSTSASALISKWLVPAPSNGLTREDEIVLYQLLDHLGRGLPPTVLQPFLSYVFNQHLSDTVHMKALLEALKPNLTADFIFDTNRNVLSNAIENLNEHIDPSNEVLYVSYKACVADLPQKHIERLTSPSLWWEVTDERLYRAAVLRCHVAEKDPEELALPWLNDLVDSAASLPGDRSHLLRVMSNTLIVRCRVKESSAWFLQLLGRLRDHLKKKPGDNLVAVHEQQQRVTFYLDLVVMGLLVWSDLWATNQMEVLAETPALRDRLLLPSLVTLSGQSEWKQTLNQLLNWLVSCHSLMGEHVNSRYHLSSPTLLLATLNPNLTQIMWNKVIALLI, encoded by the exons ATGGGCTTAATTATGGACGAGTACGAACAAAAAATAAACTCTGGGAATGTGTTCCTTCAGAGTCAG GCAATTACAAAGTTGCATACAAAGATGGTGGAGAATAACAAAGATGGGACCTCCTTATATGAG TCAGATGAGGTGAAGTTACTATGGCAGACAGTCAACAAAGGGGACATAACGGAGGCTACCCTCGCTGTTGAGACACTGGTAGCACTTATCAAGTCAGGACTGCTTCCCATGCCTGCCGTTCTACAAAATTTCTTGGCTGATGTCACCTGTGCAAA ATCTCCAAGTGCACTTGTTCAAGGAATAACTGCAATTTTGTTGATGTCACAAATTGAGAAAGATGGACAAATACAGTGCCCTTTCACCGGTCCCCCCACAGGACCAACCCATCCGTTTGTGACTCTGATTATCAAAAGAGTAGATTTAATTCCCACTGTGCTAGAGGAAGTGGCTAGCATCTTAAGACATCCAGAACAAAG AGTGAGGACTTCTAGTATTTATCACATACGTCCACTTCTGCTGCACACTTTCTGTTTAACGGAGAAGACCTTGGGACTTGCTCGCCCTCTGCTCTCACTCATCGTTAGCTCTCATATCACCCATGCCGAGCTTAATATTATTCCACTCCTGTGTCGTATTGCTCCTCTCATTAAG GACAGTAGCAGAGACCATGTGGAGCGGAAAGTGATGGTGTTGACTGCCCTGGCAGAGATAGCAGTGGGGAGCAGTTTGACCAGACTACAGTCGGCTCTTCTACCATGTCTAGTGATGGCAGTTCCTCTTGCTATG AAACAAGGACTAGGGACCAGGACATTGGAGCGTTACATGAATACCATAGCTTCTCGTCTCGGTCGTGGTTGTGACATAACTATCTGTGCTCTAGCTGAAATACTCCCACAGACGTGTGGCCAACTGCAAGTCAATTTACTAAAATTGG GTGCAACCCTCCTGTCGTATAAGGATGGAAATCCTTTAGTTGGTGCCAGGCTTTTACCCTCTCTTCTCCAAGTTCTGTCCGCACCCTGCACCTCGGTGCCTGGCCTCACTACTGCTGCTGCGGCCTTGGTGTCTCTTGTACAGGCAACACCTGCACAAGCATCGTCTAATACCCAGCTGGCAG GCAATGAGTATTGGGAAACACTGTGTTGTACATTCTCCAGTCTGGTCTCGTACATTCCTGCCCTTGAATTTTCTGACCGCCTAGTACGAGACCCAAAGCTGGCCTCTGACTGGTTAACAAAGCTagcatcatcaatcaatcagattTCGAGTTTCTACCACACCATTGTAACATCTGTGTTTTTGTACCAAGGCTCCACAACTCAATCTGTACAACAGGCAACTAAG GTTCTGGAACGTGAAGTGATGAAGAAAAAGGCGTTATCTTTAGAGGTATTCCCAATGGTGTTGTACCGTTTAGGTCGTGAAACTGATCCCACCACTCGCCTCACTATTCTCTACACCCTACCATCTCTGGCTGTTAACAAG CTGTGTGTTGCCCTGGTGCTGAAGACACTTCTTGCTCTCTGGTCATCTGGGTCGTTGCGTCCACTGGTTTTGCGTCTTGTATATGACTTGTGGACAGTGGAGCCAAGAACCTATTCATATCTTTCTCAGCTCATCCACGACAAGTCCATTAATACCAATGAGATTCAAATTGCTCGTGCCTTTGTGGTCTCTAGTGTTTGTAaagcaaa GCCTTCTCAACATGGTGAGGAGCTTTTACCACTTCTCTCTGGATTCCTAAATGAATGTAGAGATGAAGATGGAACAGCACAGACTCTCATAGCTCTGGATGGTATCTATGATTTGTGTGCCAATCAGATAATAGATCTACGGACAACTTGGCGTGTTATTGCGCCAAAATTGGTACGAGATAAGAGGCCTGGGGTCACAGAGAAACTCTGCACACTATTAGGGCTTGTGCCAGTGCTCCATGTGGCCAGTACAGAATATGATAAGTTCACTACTGATGCTCTGACCATCTTGTGGAACTGGGTTGCATCTCACCGATCACTTCCAGTAGTGAAAGCTGCATACATGGCACTTGAAAAGTTTAAGTATGATAATTACACACTAAAGATGCTTCCACAGTATGCAAGACATGGTCACCAATTACCGGCCAGTATGGCAGCCACACCATTTGAGGCTGCTCGCAAACCTGAAGATGTATTGAATTATGTTCCTGGTCTAGGCTGGGTTAAGTTAATAaagggctgtcctgaatctcatcTTGAATACGTTGCGAGCTTTATAAATTCTTTAGTATCACGGGAAGTTGCCGCCCTTCCGAAAGGCATATACTTAACTGCTGTTCAAGAAGCTAAGCGCAGGGGGATTAAAGGCAGTGGCGGCCAACCTGAGCCGCAGTCCTACAGTTTTTTCAAAGACTCATCAATTCTGAAGGCTCTGGTAAGTTTTCTTCTGGAATTCCCCAAAATGATGGAGAACTGTGAATGTGAGCAGGTGAAGCAGAGGTTACTTAGGAGCTCCGTATTGATGCTTGAGGCACTCGGTCAATCTCTCTCTCGACCATATCCTGCCTTGGACTGGTGTTTTCTTGAGAAGGTTTTGACAGTAGCACAGTCAACCTGTAACTATGACTGGATTACAAGAATACGTCATAGTCTTTTCAAGATTGCAGGTCGTCAGTGTAACAAGTCGACCTCGGCAAGTGCTCTAATCAGTAAATGGTTAGTTCCTGCACCATCTAATGGTTTAACACGAGAGGATGAAATTGTCCTATATCAATTGTTGGATCATCTTGGTCGTGGATTACCCCCTACTGTCTTACAGCCATTCTTGTCCTATGTTTTCAATCAACATTTATCAGACACTGTGCATATGAAGGCACTTCTTGAGGCATTAAAACCAAACCTTACTGCTGACTTTATTTTTGACACCAATAGGAATGTTCTAAGTAATGCAATAGAGAATCTAAATGAACATATTGATCCATCAAATGAGGTCTTGTATGTATCATATAAGGCATGTGTAGCAGATCTTCCTCAGAAGCACATAGAACGGCTAACTTCACCATCACTTTGGTGGGAAGTTACAGACGAACGACTATACCGCGCTGCAGTTTTACGCTGTCATGTTGCCGAGAAGGACCCTGAGGAATTGGCTCTGCCTTGGTTGAATGATCTGGTTGACTCGGCTGCCTCTCTACCCGGTGACCGTTCACATCTGCTTCGAGTAATGTCCAACACACTTATAGTCCGATGTCGAGTGAAGGAAAGTAGTGCATGGTTCTTGCAACTTCTGGGAAGGTTGCGAGATCATCTGAAGAAGAAACCTGGAGACAACCTTGTGGCTGTTCATGAACAGCAGCAGAGAGTCACCTTCTATCTGGATCTAGTAGTGATGGGACTTTTGGTCTGGTCAGACCTGTGGGCCACAAACCAGATGGAAGTCCTTGCCGAGACACCTGCTCTGCGAGATCGTCTACTACTTCCTTCTCTCGTAACCTTATCTGGACAGTCTGAATGGAAACAAACTCTGAACCAGCTTCTTAATTGGCTGGTATCTTGCCACTCTCTGATGGGCGAGCACGTCAATTCCCGTTACCATCTATCCTCGCCAACTCTTCTTCTTGCTACTCTCAACCCAAATCTTACTCAGATTATGTGGAATAAAGTTATTGCCTTGCTTATTTAA